One window of Gemmatimonadota bacterium genomic DNA carries:
- a CDS encoding helix-turn-helix domain-containing protein, whose translation MARPGARPRFRPPRQARSQRSLERILDAAEAIATERGLGEVTVQEVIKRSRVSVGSFYARFDGREALLHHLQNRFWSGAEDQWRTFLDPTRWEGAPAAVLVGELVRILVRGYALRADSLRAYLLHALTDADGKPLRRSTMLDAAVGDRIRSLMKPRYAEMGHPDPARAVPVAIRQLLATLREEVLFGPARPGADALDEDALVIELTRSFLGYLGVADAPTSTEDLRRRVAAYREASIAR comes from the coding sequence TTGGCCCGGCCAGGGGCGCGTCCGCGCTTCCGTCCGCCCAGGCAGGCGCGTAGCCAGCGCAGCCTGGAGCGAATCCTGGACGCGGCGGAGGCCATAGCCACCGAGCGCGGCCTGGGTGAGGTCACGGTGCAGGAGGTGATCAAGCGCTCGCGCGTATCGGTGGGGTCGTTCTACGCGCGCTTCGACGGCCGCGAGGCGCTTCTGCACCACCTGCAAAACCGTTTCTGGAGCGGCGCCGAGGATCAGTGGCGCACGTTCCTGGACCCCACGCGCTGGGAAGGCGCCCCGGCCGCGGTCCTGGTGGGGGAGTTGGTCCGCATCCTCGTGCGCGGCTATGCGCTGCGCGCGGACTCGCTGCGCGCCTACCTCCTGCACGCGCTCACCGACGCCGACGGCAAGCCGCTGCGGCGCTCCACCATGCTGGACGCCGCGGTGGGCGATCGCATCCGCTCCCTCATGAAGCCGCGCTACGCGGAGATGGGCCACCCCGATCCCGCGCGCGCGGTGCCGGTCGCGATCCGGCAATTGCTGGCCACGCTGCGCGAGGAGGTGCTGTTCGGCCCGGCCCGGCCCGGCGCGGACGCTCTGGACGAAGACGCGCTGGTGATAGAGCTGACGCGGTCCTTCCTGGGCTACCTGGGGGTGGCCGACGCGCCCACCAGCACCGAGGACCTGCGCCGCCGAGTGGCCGCTTACCGCGAGGCCTCCATCGCCCGCTAG
- a CDS encoding electron transfer flavoprotein subunit alpha/FixB family protein yields the protein MSNVLAVIELKDGAPRRVANEVVTAARALADALGGEAHALVVGPGGAALESLARHGADAVFDCAHEALADYHAEGYTQAVAGFLDGRDYGAVLFGATGQGKDLAPRVAGRLGLPLATDATALGSESGSVIVTRPVYAGKAIATVAVQATPALVSLRPNVFTPVEDARAGAVHSVPAAVDPGSWRVRRREVLGGSGDRPDVGEAPIVVSGGRGMQDPSNWSLLEDLRDSLGPNASLGASRAVVDAGWRPHSEQVGQTGKTVSPRLYFAVGISGAIQHLAGMRTAGTIVAINKDPDAPIFKVADYGIVGDASEILPRLAEEIRRVSAG from the coding sequence ATGTCCAACGTACTGGCGGTCATAGAGTTGAAGGACGGCGCGCCGCGGCGCGTCGCCAACGAAGTCGTTACGGCCGCGCGGGCGCTCGCCGACGCGCTCGGCGGTGAGGCGCACGCGCTCGTCGTGGGCCCCGGTGGGGCGGCGCTGGAGAGCCTGGCGCGCCACGGCGCCGACGCTGTCTTCGACTGCGCCCACGAGGCACTGGCCGACTACCACGCCGAGGGCTACACGCAGGCCGTCGCCGGATTCCTGGACGGGCGCGATTACGGCGCGGTGCTGTTCGGCGCGACCGGGCAGGGCAAGGACCTGGCGCCTCGCGTGGCCGGCCGCCTGGGCCTGCCGCTGGCCACCGACGCCACGGCGCTGGGGTCGGAAAGCGGTTCGGTGATCGTCACGCGCCCGGTCTACGCGGGCAAGGCGATCGCCACGGTCGCGGTGCAGGCGACGCCGGCGCTGGTGTCGCTCAGACCCAACGTCTTCACGCCGGTCGAGGACGCACGCGCGGGAGCGGTGCACAGCGTGCCGGCGGCGGTCGATCCCGGGAGCTGGAGGGTGCGTCGTCGGGAGGTCCTCGGTGGCTCGGGAGATCGGCCCGACGTGGGCGAGGCGCCCATCGTGGTGAGCGGCGGGCGCGGCATGCAGGACCCCTCCAACTGGAGCCTGCTGGAGGACCTGCGCGACTCGCTGGGCCCGAACGCCTCGCTCGGCGCGTCGCGCGCGGTGGTGGACGCCGGGTGGCGCCCGCACTCCGAGCAGGTGGGGCAGACGGGCAAGACGGTGTCGCCGCGGCTCTACTTCGCGGTGGGCATCAGCGGAGCCATCCAGCACCTGGCCGGCATGCGCACGGCGGGGACGATCGTCGCGATCAACAAGGACCCCGACGCGCCGATCTTCAAGGTGGCCGACTACGGCATCGTCGGTGACGCGTCCGAGATCCTGCCGCGCCTGGCCGAGGAGATCCGGCGCGTCAGCGCCGGCTAG